The Chanos chanos chromosome 9, fChaCha1.1, whole genome shotgun sequence genome includes the window TTTTTGCCAGACCCTTCACTCTTATTCTCCTGTTGGTACATCATTGGTGGTTTTGGTGTCATGGATGGAGACTTTGTGACACTCTTGCTTTTGCTGTCAAAGGCACGGGCTGATTTAATGAGCTCTTTCCAATTAGAGATGATCACCTTTGTTTCATCTAAGCTACACTGACCTTCAGGTGCAAACTTTGCAAGCTGCTGACAGATGTTGATTCCAGTTTCACATAAGTGCAGAGCTTTTAGTTTGGGGTCGCAGTCTGGGGATCTTTGTAAGTCACTTTGAAGCCTTTTAAACTGGTCTGCTGTAAAATCTGTGTTTGAGCACTTCTTCTTCTGGTCATACAATTTTTTCCACTTGATATCTTCCCCTTTAATGAATTTCCCAAGAATTTCTGTTGCCCGAAGAATTTCTCCAGACTTGCtgatgatgtttattttatcaaCTTCATCTGCTGCATCATCCTTACCTCTCACGTAATCACACGCATTCTTCACTTTTCTTGATGCTTGACACATTTGTGAAACAGGGTTGGTAACAATGGATACTAGTCCATTTACTAGACTTGTCATACTTTCTGTTAATCCTTCAGCTAAATTCATGCCAATCATGTCCCATCCATTAGGAAGTGAATCGATTGCTTTGCTGTAGTTCTCTTGAGCACCTTCCAGTTCCTTCTCCATTCTCTTCGTTGCTTTCTTAGATCTTTCATTGGCCTCGCGTGATGTTTCCTCCCTCATTTTGGCCTCTtccagtttcttttttatttcattcagctCCTCTCCATAAAAATGTTCTGCATTCACACACGCCTCCAGGAGTTCTTGAATGATATTGATGACGtcagtaaactttttttctgctgcgTCGGCCAACTTCACACAGTCATCTGCAATAGCCCGAATGTTCTCCAGCTGATCAGGTAGAAGGGCCCGGACAACCTCATCATCACCATGAAACAGGGTCTTCACTGCAGTCTTCATGTAGTCTGGCACAGTGGAAGTGTGAAGGCGGATCTGATCCATACTCTTATGAGCTTCATTAAAAGCCCCCCAGCCAGAGTTACACACTTGCATGAGGCAGGCACGGAATGACTCTGGGTATTTGATGTACTTGTAGCCATCTTTTGGTGCATTTTTGTTGATGGAGAAATCAGTCTTAGAGGAAATGTAGACCAGTTCTCCCATTATGGCTATGGAGAGGGGTGCTGGTGTGAGGTACTCCTCCCAGTTGGCATAAGGTTTCATTATGATCTGGGTGGACTCTCTCATGTCCTTTGCTGTGGTGATACCCTGAGTCTTCTTCGCAATTTCAGAAGCCATTGTTTTGCTGTGTCTACAATGCAAACAAAGGGATTTGCTCACTCAGAATTGCTCACTCTGTGTTCTAAAACAGCAACTACAGTTAAATGCAGGGTCATTCTGGGCTGAGTTCcaccaaaaacatcacagtgttacaagcataaaaaaaaatccagtcttGACCTAAGggttagagaagtgggcttACGACTGGAGGGTCGCCGGTTCAATCGCAGGGACtgacaggaaaaatgtgggtgggggagtgggtgaacagtgctttccctTCCCTtaacatccacggctgaagtgcccttgggcaaggcacttaacccccaactgcccaCTGGGCGCAGGCATattgcccactgctcctgctcctggtgtgtgtgtgtgtgtgtgtgtgtgtgcaatcacagagatccTAATGTGTTAATTTACGAGTTAAAACCAACCAATTCAAAAAGCCCCAAATGTCTTGTCTGCTACACCAAATATGGAGAGTGGCCAAGCATTCCACCCATGTCACAATGTGGACACAGTTTAGATCAACATTTTGCAGTATGTAAGACTGAATCTACTGAAggacttttttatttatttttttcccagtgtTGAAAACAGGTGAAATAGATCCAGCTAtatttttactttgtgtttacttttgtaTCTATGTGTAGTCATTTGTTTCCAAGTCCATGCACTTggtattttattacatttaaatgtacactTCAATATCTCAATGTAGAGGTCCCACTTTACAATAATACTACCCTTATGATGgatttgtgaatggtttataataagttcattaattaggttgtgaacactttataaatcgtTAATAAGATGTTATaaaacattagataaaaagcGCAATATTCACCTTTTGCCagatagtgatcccacatttatctgcaCTGTGAAGCAtccgatctcattggttacttagcttactttgtcaTCCCCATCAGCAAGCATTTttacctgtcagccccatcagatatttgttaataagttactagcatttacCCAGCATtcgcatatcttaatagtcaaaaagtttcattcgGCATATCCAATTACtgcatatcaaattttcatatcaaattaccagtTTCATACACTagggctttggcaatattgcttaccatgacattttcagcatgctatcagcaacTGTCCACATTATTATTACGGGGGTTGATATGACctatgctatcatattaaagtggtatattgtgatgtgtgttggggggtagATGGGTgaagcttcccagcatgccttggtgTGATGGAATGTATTTTAACCCCAGTTcactattgttcagtttatgtttcccattgtaGCTAGTAGAAGTGTTTATTGTTCGTCATGTagcctttgtgttgtgttgttaattctggTGATAGTCTAACGTTACCAGTGTaccataaatgtaattgtcGGCATGAGTGATGTACTTCCTTCCCACCATGTCAGCATGTCAAGTATGTTATTTCCTGGTTTGTGCTcttgaaaaataaaaggcagcgtcatcactctagagaaaactcaacaactcattagtaaatggtgaagtgttttacactttacaataaggttCCCTTTtgacagttataaatgttagtaattaataaataaatggtcatacAAATGAGAGGAAGCTGACAtatttaacatgctcactgataagGGGgcaacataaagtaagctaagcaactagccaGATCTGAGATTaaacagaatagatagatgaaaagtgcagcaataTCTTGaccttgccaaatagtgagcccgcATCGATGTTTGAAAgctgtgttataacttgtttaaaatcatttattaatcacctaattaataacctaattgtaagccatttataagggtagtcttattgtaaagtggtaccaatATGAAACACtttagaggagaggaggaagactATGTAGATGATACTTCCCTGGGGACATGActagagagaggaaagtgtcttatagttttgttttttaaaaacagattttaaaatggaaCCAGGCCGTACATATTGCCGCTTCACATGCAAGCCCATTCGTTGTCAATACAATGCAATTTCACATGTTTTGAAGAGTTtcaaaaaaaagatcatgaagTTTTAAGACAATGAGTTTCATCAAATAGTTCATCATTTGAGACCTTGAGTTTTTCTCCGTGTGGGTTTGTGCTCATGGGTGTGGGCTTGTGTGTCTAAATGTATTCTGTTGGTTCCTGTTTGGCACCGGATTGTTTGGAGCTTTTGCCTGCATATACTTAAAAAGACACTGTGAACCACTGGGAAGCCAGACTTGCAAGCTACGACTTGTTAACCCTCATCCCATAAAAGCTTCACTCTGGCCACTCACTCTACTGTATGTCATGCTTTTGGGTATTGCTAAGTGTTTGTCCTCAGGCTTTGAGTGCTTTAGCATGTGCCAGctgttaatgtttgtgtattttgtatctGAAAGtaattacagttattttatgttttacactTGTCACTTGCACCTGTATATATCCACCACAATTAACCTCCTTCCCTCATTTTCTGCCTTCTATTAATCTCAGTAGCTTAGTGTggagaaatgttttgtatttagGTTTAGATAACAGCTTTGAAGTATTTAGTTTTTTACTAAAGAaagtacttttcttttcttggccCATTCAGCTATTCAtatcctgtttgtgttttgtttatcacCAACAATTGTGCAAGGCATTTTATATattgtgtaaatgttcagtaaAGCAGAATCTTGCATTGCTCATTTTTTCACCAACTTAGTCTCCCTGCTTTCCCTTAAGCATTGCATTGCCCTTGCTGAAGTCCTggagattttaaaagtgaaaaattaaaattgaaaatgtCTTTGCTGAAAACTTTTCTTACAAAATAAGCCATAACCCATCCACATATTGTAGGTCAGAACATTTGATTTACAAAGGATTCCACACATTATTCTTTTGAGTGTGCTCAATCTACTTAATAATATTATTCATTTTGCCAATCATATGCGTTTACACATTTGCATTGTGTTTCTTCATATTTTGCAGGATTTGCACAATGGCTTATGCTACATTAAAGTAGAGGTAAACATTATACTGTTTTCAATACAATTAAAAGGCATAACCTACCGTTTGGCAGTTGATGTGAGGTGCTCTGCTGAGGAGAGTTGCTGCTACTCTGCTTTGATCTCTTTGAGATTCAGAGGGCTTAATATAGTTTCCCCAAAGCCTTTTCCCCTCCCAGAAAGGGATGGAACATTATGTTGGGAGCAGTTTAGTTCATAGGCAGTTGTGTATGTTTCAGTCCCAGTATTTCAAACTTGTTATTAGAGCAGTTCCTCTTTGCAGATATTATTGGTAGGATCAGAtgtggggaggagagagtgagtgagagggaggaggacagaCCAAATAAGAAGATCCCTTTACTGAGGGACTACTGAGAGACTGTAAAGTCAGAAAACAGCAGTAAGAACACACCATTAATCTGAACACAGCACTCTGCTACATCCTCTGTGACTCTGAACAGGTTCACAGGTTTACAAGATCCTCACCCAGTagacatttttcctcttttgtggaCACAAATCATGATTAAATTATACTCCTCTCGGTAAGTCTTATGATTTCAACCTTTCTTTACACTTCAACTTACCCTACATTTTTCTGCAGCATTAGAGCACAACTATAAAATCTGTAGTTCTGTTATGCTGAGAACCACCctcatatttttgtatttgtgtttgacatTGAAAGTCTGTCTGAGGGATCTTTTAGTGATATCTCCATAGTGTTTTAGCAAAACTGAACATCACTTGGACCAAATCTCTACCAGGCATGTTTGTTCTCATACAGACCGTTTTTTAGAGTTAACTTGAGGAAAGGTCAATATAAAGTCTCCTTTACTGTTCAAGAGATAAGAGGATCAtggtctttcttcttttctcgtATTCTTCTCTTTCTAACCAACAGTCAGCAGGATATGACCAAGACCATTGTCCTGTCTCTGAAAGACGGCATGTCTTCTTTCAACAACCTTTGTGATTCCCTCCTCCATGAAGATCTCACCTCTGGTTACAAAAACATTAGAAAGCTGATTGTCAAAGTGGAGCAGGACATGGAGAaggcagagaaggaggcagagggagggcTGAAAAAACTGGATGAGGACACAGAAAATCTCACAGCACAACAATACAAAtttgacaaacagagagaggaaaagaaactcTCTTTAGACAACCTGAAAACTAAGCTAGATGCAGAGAGACAGTCCCTGAAAAATTCTGAAGATGCACTGAGGCAGGCCAAAGAACGTCAACAAAACGCTGAAGATACACTGAACAGTCAGCGAAGCAGACAAAGTACTGCACACACTGTGAGAGATGTTGGCATAGGACTGTCTTTCATCCCCATTATTGGATGGATCGTTGGTAATATATCTTTCTCATGGGGTTAATTCACGATTGCTGTTTGCCAGTAAATAAATCACAAGTCAATGTCCACATGATTATGAAAATCTGATATTAGAGCGAATGCTCATATCGATTCTGTATCTCTGAAACTTAACAAGAAGGCTCTCACTAAGCAGCAAGGGTATGTAAAGTGTCAAAGGAGGAAAAAGTTcaaaagcaaatatttaaagGCAGTTTATAACCATATGCCCGTCAGACTGTCAGCTGGAATTATCCATTGTTTAATATGACATCTTTCAACCTGACATTACCTGTGTTTGCTTTCTGCTCAGGACCAGCCATGGCAGTTGGTGGTGCTGTGGAAATGGACCAAGCTGAAAAGGCTGTTCGTGCTGCAAAAGAGGAAGTGAAGAAGTCGGAGTCACAGGTCAGGCATTTCTCTGATAAAGTCTCTGATTATCAGTCCAAAATCTCGGAGACAGAGCATGGCATCTCACAGACTGATGAGGAACTGAAACACATCAGAAAGAAAATCTCAGAGGTAAAACAGCTCAGAGAGGCCTTGGCAGAGTTCCAGGAGAAGATGAGAAGTGCTGTCCATCTCCTGGGTCGTCTGAGTGGAACAGCCGACGTACTGGAACTTCAGACTCGACGCCTCATCTTCCTGGAGCCGGTGATGAAGGTGATGGaggatgtggtgaaggtggcTGGTGAAGTTGCAGGTCATCAGGTCCTACAGGATAAGGGTGTGATGAGTCTTGTAGACgccatgagagagaaaaacaggagactGGCAGCTGTCTGTGCCTCAGACAACAGTCCAGCTCTGGAAAACGAAGGCAAATACTTTTAAAGTTATTGAACCTGTACGATGAGATTCAGTGTGCAGTAAAACGATCAGTgatttagggaaaaaaatattactgcCTCTTTAGATAAGCATGCTTTTTCTGGGCAATGTCAGTTTTACATGATGGActttttgtaattttacaatAAACTAATAGTCGTTGTTTCTCAATACCATTGTTTCTGCTGAAAACTCTTATTTACTGTGCACAGAGCGCTtattaaaatgtacttttatttaCTCTGTGGAGGTTCAGTGAAATTTCACCCTAATAAAGAGCATGTTTCCAAATTTAATTGCCTTGCGTCTTCCCTCTTAgtttatctgtgtatttatgtctgTCCAGTAAAGAATTTCTCTTAAGGTAAATAATGGATTAACTGGCAACTACTGCGTAAATGATCAGTCCCCATCAATCGACATTTTGATTGCCATTTGCACGTGTATACAAAGTGTTGACTGAAGTAGAGTAATGTTCAGGTGAGATTATCTGATGGTCTACATCTCTTCATGTAGGAACAGCTGTGACTATGATAAGATGCCGGTTTGTATCAGTTGACCTGATCTCATTGAAGAGATGTCAAGGATTTACATGTTTGCATCATAAAtgcttaaaatgtaaaattaattgACTATTACTATTGATGAAAAAGACATATAAACAAAGGAGCTTACAACTGAAATTAAGTGAATGAACTATTGTTTGAGTGACAAGGTCTCCGTCTTATGACGTTAAATAAATGTGATATCACTAAAAGCAACTTTAAAAATCTGCATTAGAAATACATTCTGACCCCAATGCCCTTTTGatgaaaaaaggtaaaaacaaacagacaaagaaacaaataaaaatactcCAGCAGATAGTTGTCCATACAAACCCCAGAGAAGCTTCATGCTTGTTTCACGCTCAATGTTTCACGCTTGaaattgtctcttttttttgatcCATAAATGTGAGATATCTTGTCTTGCAGATCTGGACATGATTACGAAACATCAGCTTAGTCCAACTTGCCAGTAAGACTAGCGACCATGACAAAAATTTCAAGTTAGGGCAGCCCCAAAAACAATGTTTGTTAATTCACTTATTACTCATTACTGTAATTGTGATTTTGCCAAGTAGAATAGGTTCATGGATCCAAGTTCCTATGTTGTTCCAGGCACAACAATATCTATAGATCTGTAGTTGCCCTCTGATGTCATGAATGTGTGCTTACCAATTCTGAGCCTCCATAACAAATACCCCAGTTCCTTTCTGGAGAGGCATAAACTATTATGCAGCTCTGCATTTTGGTTCATAAGTctcaaaaaaagttttttattCATTGAAAATATTTAAGGTCCACCTTGTCAACCATCCAGTTAAAGGAGCATTCTTtgtagtttgtatgtgtaacTAGCTGAGGTATCAACGTTTAGCTAGCCAGCTCAGTTGCTTGCTGGTTAGGCCGCTCAGTTAGCTCACTAATAGTTAAGTAAGACTCTTATTCACTTCATATGAATACTGACAGATTCAGTAGATTTGGAAGATACACGAATGTGATGATCACATTTTACCTCATCATATCTTGTATTGAAAACATATTTCTCCTTGCAAGGGGTGCAAGCTCTTTGTGGGCCAACTCACTGATGACATCGGAGGGCAATGATTGGTCAGTAAGAATGTCGTTCCAGAAACACATCGTACAAGGGAAAATCATGGTCACCTACTAATCACAGTTTTAAGGTCTTATGGCTGACAGAACACTGGCTGTAACCAGACAAACTGATCGGTCTAATTGACTCTACTCcatttatctatctatatctgtatctatatctatatctatatataggCCCTGAGCTCAGTCACTTCCTGTGAAATGATCAGATATAAAAGATCATGTGACACTTCCCTGTTCTGATGTCACATACACCACTAGATCTTGTTAGAGGAGAAAGTGCAGCCGTACAGCCAACCAGCTAGTTGGACTTCACAGAAGTGTTGTCCTGGCAACTGGGGGTTCAGATCTTGTTTTGCCATTAATGTGTAAAATTCATATTTATCAATAATTATGTACATGAGTGCTTGAGGCAATAGGTCACACCTCTACCACAGCTGTGCATTCAATGCACCATCCATCAGGTTTCACTAAACCAATGACATAACCGACCTCTGTTTACAATGATCTTCTTGATTTCAATTGCTTTATTAATGATATTCACCTGACCTGTGCTTTACAAATCATATTCACCTGACCTGTGCTTTCTTAATCATATTCACCTGACCTGCGCTTTATTAATCATATTCACCTGACCTGTGCTTTGTTAATCATATTCACCTGACCTGTGCTTTAGTAATCACATCCACTGCACCTGCAGTGGGAGTAGTGTCCAAGTGCTGCCCAGTTGTACTTCAGTCAGGCTAAAGTGTCACACATCAGTTGCTGTTCTTACATAATTGATATTTCATACCAATTTGCCAAAGACATATGTGAATTTTCTTTTATAGCAGggccaagcaaaacaaaagctcattcacatacatgtactGTGCTTCTTCATATACGGTTCCCAGATGTTGTAAAAGATATTTATTCTGTGTATGTCTTGTTACCTTTTTAAGAGCTTTGGAATGACTGTCAAATGTGTTACAACAAAACTATTTTACTAAGAGCAAAACTGTGTAGGTGATATTTATCTATATCACTGCCTCAgagagggttgtttttttcatgtatttacaCAGCCAATGGGTGTAATCATTTTCTTATTGCACCTTTGTATGCCACAAGGCATCAAAGAGTTTTGGCAGATAACCGATGTGTGGTGTTCCCAAGAATTCTCAGCCTCGAGCTCAGTCACTTCTTAGGAACGACCCAAATCAACAGATCGCGTGACATTTCCCTGTTTTAACACCGTATACACTTCTGGATCTTGACAGAACAGATCTCAAAAGATACAGTGAAAAGGTTTTATGTAAGTGCTACCCAACTGTCCAGCAATGAAAACAATGTGTAAAACAAGATGAATTATAATTGCTCTTCCGTGATTTGCATGAGAGATTTTTtgctcctccccccccccccctttatccCATTCTGTGAGTTTGTAGAGCATATATGTGAATATTGTCATATAGCAAAGTTTCACTTTGTGtccatatactgtatatatactgtaaagTCACAGTGAATATGTTTTATTCAAGTGCTACCTAGCTGTCCAGCAATGAAGGCAATGCGTAAAAGATGATGGATTATAATTGCTCTTGCATGATTTGCATGAGTTAATTTTTGCTTTTATCTCATTGTAAGAGTCTGTAGAAGATGTATGTGAATATTGCCAAGTAGCAAGGCTCATCAATACAAAAAttcatgtattttcatatgtacactgtgtctgtaaataccTATATAGATATAATTGTCCACTACGATCTAAAGTTTCATGCATACAACATATACAGACAaatatctgttcatttctgatTGTAGACATTCCCAAGGTAGGATGTAGTAactaaatgaaaaagacagaatgataTTAATCCTATTTCACCTCTGAACTTTGACCTTAATAGTAATGTCAActcattatttttcattgcAGAAATGTAAGTTTTAGTTCTACACGTGACATGAGCAAGACTTTTTCACACAGAAGCTCATGCTTCACTCACATTTGCAATATGTAGCGTTTGATGATAGTTGGCCAATGTGtcaaaattcattcattcactcactcactcattcattcattcattcattcattcattaaaaaatacagGCCGTTGTTGAAAAGCATTTATGAATCTGAACatggttcagttttttttcagacaaatgtCTAATGAATTCATCATGTGTATTTTAAAGttcttattttaatttgttggtGTTCCATTTGAAAATTAAAAGGGTTGGAGTACACACAGAGAACTCGCCTTCTGATGTTTTGCTGACAGAAGCTGTTACTTAAATACGCACACCACATTTCAATATCTCTCATTTTAACAATGGGCTTTCTGATTTTAGAAATGGGGTTGCAGGCTGTAAGATTAAGACTGATGAGGTGACCGTCTGTATATTTCTTAGCCGTACTAAAGTGAGGAAAAGCCCTGGTCCTGTTGGTATGGGGGAAAATTATTGAAATGTTGTGCTGTGCGGTatcatttcatatattttccACTCCTCCTTGGAACAACAGAAAGTTCCGAGCATGTGGAAGACATCTATTGTGGTGCCAGTGGCAAAGGTTAAGTCTTCTAAGGCACTGAATGATTATCGCCCTGTGGCCCTTACGTCCCTCGTTATGAAAGCATTTGAACATATTGTCAAATCTGAAATCTCACACGCAGTGCATGATACGTTGGACCCCTTACAGTTTTCCTACAAGGCAAGTAGGGGAGTGGAGGCCGCCACAGCTGCCCTGTCAGATCTTGCACTGAGGCACCTGGAGGGAAATAAAAACCATGCACGTATGCTTTTTATTGacttttcttctgcttttaacTGTACACAGCGACATGTTCTTGCACGCAGACTTTTATGTAATTTCAGTATGGATTATACCACAGTATGTTGGCTCACTGACTTTTTACCGAACAG containing:
- the LOC115819982 gene encoding uncharacterized protein LOC115819982: MASEIAKKTQGITTAKDMRESTQIIMKPYANWEEYLTPAPLSIAIMGELVYISSKTDFSINKNAPKDGYKYIKYPESFRACLMQVCNSGWGAFNEAHKSMDQIRLHTSTVPDYMKTAVKTLFHGDDEVVRALLPDQLENIRAIADDCVKLADAAEKKFTDVINIIQELLEACVNAEHFYGEELNEIKKKLEEAKMREETSREANERSKKATKRMEKELEGAQENYSKAIDSLPNGWDMIGMNLAEGLTESMTSLVNGLVSIVTNPVSQMCQASRKVKNACDYVRGKDDAADEVDKINIISKSGEILRATEILGKFIKGEDIKWKKLYDQKKKCSNTDFTADQFKRLQSDLQRSPDCDPKLKALHLCETGINICQQLAKFAPEGQCSLDETKVIISNWKELIKSARAFDSKSKSVTKSPSMTPKPPMMYQQENKSEGSGKKSAGERASENAHFRIEQTRAQLDKTRELYEKCVENMEKNQKELTDILITMRNCEIKEIDFNTTIKMLVKGMDAMGRVKEQWEKMVHFFQMVSNIVKVSLSKTLKNFVTTSEKTQKLSYNGKLFSKDLLYNQAFQASNIASLVHMISDTYTEVSTKYLMDRVSSLGKLMAMDKSKPEFEQEHLQLRNGCDEAQRGILQLVIKNKKDFERSADTRLEKIEGELLAILPAAAPEETKAIKEAVQAGMNEEEEASYY